In a single window of the Campylobacter fetus subsp. testudinum 03-427 genome:
- a CDS encoding putative toxin-antitoxin system, toxin component, YafQ family (Pfam match to PF15738.1 YafQ_toxin): protein MAKFELLYTSKFKKSVKKLNKEDIKVVIEILDKLCEDEPLDLKYCDHPLKGALKGFRDCHIRPDLVLIYEKRYDILILKAIDIGSHAKVF, encoded by the coding sequence TTGGCTAAATTTGAGCTTTTATACACAAGTAAATTTAAAAAATCTGTTAAAAAACTAAATAAAGAGGATATAAAAGTCGTAATAGAGATTTTAGATAAGTTATGTGAAGATGAACCGTTGGATTTAAAATATTGCGATCACCCTTTAAAAGGAGCTTTAAAAGGTTTTCGGGATTGTCATATTAGGCCTGATTTGGTTTTAATTTATGAAAAAAGATATGATATCTTGATACTAAAAGCAATAGATATAGGCTCTCACGCAAAAGTTTTTTAA
- a CDS encoding archaeal ATPase family protein (Pfam matches to PF01637.14 Arch_ATPase, and to PF03008.10 DUF234) — protein MFINRINELQALNDEYAKDGARFAVIYGRRRVGKTALISEFMKGKIGVYHYATTSPNSANELGRSLAAALNIPLSHKLKFENFTEVFELLIECMPKENANNTPQKLIIAIDEFQNLAIADRNFISEFQRIFDTIIAKSNVMLIICGSVISMMHSLALDYQAPLYGRRTVNFHIKPLKFKHIKEFLPSLSKLDQILIYTSFGTIPKYLQSYEENKDFVLNLKNNILDKNSYLYSEGQFLLNSEITEPASYFSILESISKGNTKIGSIASSLGVSSTYLTRYLAKLVQLDLVEKEIPITEQNPLKSKFGRYRIVDKYLNFWFYYVYKNYSLLEISNQEAVLNEIKLNFYDKFVSFAFEDVVKEMILDNPKELIGFIPTKVGRWWDNKNEIDLVALSEKNICFIECKWQNNAHTQKVLSHLVEKSKNLINDKIPSYKVFTKEWFLAT, from the coding sequence ATGTTTATTAACCGTATCAATGAATTACAAGCTTTAAATGACGAATACGCCAAAGACGGCGCTAGATTTGCAGTGATATATGGCAGAAGAAGAGTCGGTAAAACCGCACTTATAAGCGAGTTTATGAAAGGAAAAATCGGCGTATATCACTATGCCACCACTAGTCCCAACTCTGCAAATGAGCTTGGTAGGAGTCTGGCTGCAGCATTAAATATCCCATTATCCCATAAGTTGAAATTTGAAAATTTCACCGAAGTATTTGAGTTGCTTATAGAATGTATGCCAAAAGAAAATGCGAATAATACGCCGCAAAAACTCATCATAGCCATAGACGAATTTCAGAATTTAGCTATTGCAGATAGGAATTTCATCAGCGAATTCCAGCGTATATTTGACACGATAATAGCCAAATCAAACGTTATGCTTATCATTTGCGGCTCTGTGATTTCGATGATGCATTCTTTGGCACTTGATTATCAAGCTCCGCTATACGGCAGGCGCACTGTAAATTTTCATATCAAACCACTAAAATTTAAGCACATAAAAGAGTTTTTACCTAGCTTATCAAAACTAGATCAAATACTTATATACACATCATTTGGCACGATACCAAAATACCTACAAAGCTATGAGGAAAATAAAGATTTCGTACTAAATTTAAAAAACAACATTTTAGACAAAAACTCATACCTCTACAGCGAGGGGCAGTTTCTTTTAAATTCCGAAATCACAGAGCCCGCGAGTTATTTTAGCATACTAGAAAGCATCAGCAAAGGCAATACGAAAATCGGCTCGATAGCAAGCAGCTTAGGAGTAAGCTCAACATATCTCACGAGATATCTAGCAAAACTAGTTCAGTTAGATTTAGTCGAAAAAGAAATTCCTATAACAGAGCAAAACCCACTAAAATCGAAGTTTGGTAGATATCGCATTGTTGATAAGTATCTGAATTTTTGGTTTTATTATGTTTATAAAAATTACTCATTGCTAGAAATTTCAAATCAAGAAGCCGTTCTAAATGAAATCAAACTAAACTTTTATGATAAATTTGTTAGTTTTGCGTTTGAAGATGTGGTTAAAGAGATGATTTTAGATAATCCAAAAGAGCTTATAGGCTTCATTCCAACAAAAGTTGGACGCTGGTGGGACAACAAAAATGAGATTGATCTAGTCGCTCTTAGTGAGAAAAATATATGTTTTATCGAGTGCAAATGGCAAAACAACGCACACACCCAAAAGGTTTTATCTCATCTTGTAGAGAAATCAAAAAATCTTATAAACGACAAGATACCTAGCTACAAAGTATTTACAAAAGAGTGGTTTTTAGCTACATAA
- the sapA6 gene encoding surface array protein A — protein MLNKTDVSMLYITIMGMASEGDGNKYWLDYANSNSLGVSSLANIMLDSPGAAKFFGDSLLAGNEKEFVTKIYSIALGSTSDVDGINYWTKAITGGGEFTDSKGNVINVASLSKGDLIGAMIDSMVNGGSAESKAIFEAKAAASDYFADATLGKDITGLDEGTTSKLISEITSASDLDKVKGEIDALKSELPNPGSTYDLTEGNDNLKGTDLDDTFNGTVYLGTGINKSTLTAFDTVDGGAGNDTINISFGLNSNSTATNLTTSDLNSALLGVTNVEKLNIISEIQAADGTGLAINGYKSVSLNIVGETKIADTDATKLNIKASGNVTVTKAEAVKDLSINAANSEVSIAANATKALENLTIKNASKLTAENAFDGDTLKSVTLSNVTLGDSSAAAAFDFKGVSTLNFDNVVSAKTGDNKYAHITSTAETLNLNLSGKTATVALVTNTVTKVANITANADSNNFLITKADGTKDPTHAELQNDSFTTFIVKGSGKELLLDAGDLDNVTSIDASGFSGNAKIAFGDTDAVEGSQLSVKTGAGNDTLTLEAKKLKAGSLIDGGAGNDTIIMKASALADAATLGMIKNIENVTVSDALSANTDVSASSFVNIGLSTDKTDAPFEIIVNKNQAIDIQSKEMAKSQVMTIKMNDMSGADDTVNIVLNAKAIISADKKVEAGATTKGLKIDGGIESVNITSVAKDSSTANTLWIDTSSNGTNGANKIVISGDGDITVAASTVATGLKNIKDLDASALTGKLTFDASVNKLASGAAIKGGSGDDTITVGYDTQVVTLGAGNDTVKLTIGAADKTQYTTITDFSKGDKIDASLVKASGQTEAKNDITKIAGLTSTSTFDDYLKKALEGDGSTNAKASYFQFNGDTYVVIDTANAAVADSLLTKATDGLIKLAGFTGDLAIDAASLITVA, from the coding sequence ATGTTAAACAAAACAGATGTTTCAATGCTTTATATCACTATTATGGGTATGGCAAGTGAGGGTGATGGTAATAAGTATTGGTTAGATTATGCCAATAGTAATAGTTTAGGAGTTTCAAGTTTAGCTAATATTATGCTTGATAGTCCAGGGGCGGCTAAATTCTTTGGTGATTCTCTTTTAGCTGGTAATGAGAAAGAGTTTGTTACTAAGATATATAGTATAGCTTTAGGTAGTACTAGTGATGTTGATGGTATTAATTATTGGACTAAGGCTATAACTGGTGGTGGAGAATTTACTGATAGTAAGGGTAATGTTATTAATGTTGCTAGTTTAAGCAAGGGTGATTTAATAGGTGCTATGATTGACTCTATGGTTAATGGTGGTAGTGCTGAGTCTAAGGCTATATTTGAGGCTAAGGCTGCTGCTAGTGATTACTTTGCTGATGCTACTTTGGGTAAGGATATTACTGGATTAGATGAGGGTACTACTTCTAAGTTAATTAGTGAGATTACTAGTGCTAGTGATCTTGATAAGGTTAAGGGTGAGATTGATGCTTTAAAGAGTGAGTTACCTAATCCAGGTAGTACTTATGATCTTACAGAGGGTAATGATAATTTAAAGGGTACTGATTTAGATGATACTTTTAATGGAACTGTTTATTTGGGAACAGGTATTAACAAATCTACATTGACCGCGTTTGACACCGTAGATGGTGGTGCTGGAAATGACACTATAAATATATCATTTGGTCTAAATAGCAACTCTACCGCAACTAATCTAACAACTAGCGATTTAAACTCAGCTCTTCTTGGCGTAACTAATGTTGAGAAATTAAATATCATATCTGAGATTCAAGCTGCAGACGGTACTGGTCTTGCTATAAATGGATATAAGAGTGTTTCTTTAAATATAGTAGGCGAGACTAAGATAGCAGATACTGACGCTACTAAGCTTAATATAAAAGCTAGTGGCAATGTAACCGTGACTAAAGCAGAGGCGGTTAAAGACCTAAGTATAAATGCGGCAAACAGTGAAGTAAGCATAGCAGCAAACGCAACTAAAGCTTTAGAAAACTTAACTATAAAAAATGCTAGTAAGCTAACAGCTGAAAATGCGTTTGATGGAGATACTTTAAAGAGTGTAACTTTAAGCAATGTAACTTTAGGCGATTCTAGCGCAGCTGCTGCGTTTGATTTTAAAGGTGTATCTACTTTAAATTTTGATAATGTCGTATCAGCTAAAACCGGAGATAACAAATACGCTCACATTACATCAACTGCTGAGACTTTAAATTTAAATTTAAGTGGAAAAACTGCTACTGTTGCTCTAGTAACTAATACTGTAACTAAAGTAGCAAATATCACAGCAAATGCAGATAGTAACAACTTTTTAATAACTAAGGCTGATGGTACCAAAGATCCAACCCACGCTGAATTACAAAATGATTCATTTACTACGTTTATCGTAAAAGGTAGTGGTAAAGAGCTTTTACTTGACGCTGGGGATCTTGATAATGTAACTAGTATAGATGCTAGTGGATTTAGTGGAAATGCTAAAATAGCATTTGGAGACACCGATGCAGTTGAGGGATCACAACTTAGCGTAAAAACAGGCGCTGGAAATGATACTCTAACTTTAGAAGCTAAAAAGCTAAAAGCAGGATCGCTGATAGATGGCGGAGCTGGAAATGATACGATTATTATGAAAGCTAGCGCATTAGCAGACGCTGCTACTTTAGGTATGATTAAAAACATAGAAAACGTAACTGTTAGCGACGCATTAAGCGCAAATACAGACGTAAGCGCAAGCTCGTTTGTGAATATTGGGTTATCTACTGATAAAACAGACGCGCCATTTGAGATAATAGTAAATAAGAATCAGGCAATAGATATACAATCAAAAGAGATGGCAAAATCACAAGTTATGACTATCAAGATGAATGATATGTCCGGAGCTGATGATACTGTAAATATAGTTCTTAATGCTAAAGCTATTATAAGTGCAGATAAGAAGGTAGAAGCTGGAGCTACAACTAAAGGCTTAAAGATAGATGGCGGCATAGAATCTGTTAATATAACTTCAGTAGCTAAAGATAGTTCTACTGCAAATACTTTGTGGATCGATACAAGCAGCAACGGAACAAATGGCGCTAATAAAATAGTTATAAGCGGTGATGGAGATATTACAGTTGCAGCCTCTACTGTGGCAACTGGGCTTAAGAACATAAAAGATTTAGACGCTAGCGCATTGACAGGTAAGCTTACATTTGATGCAAGTGTAAATAAATTAGCTAGCGGAGCTGCAATCAAAGGCGGTAGCGGAGATGATACTATAACAGTAGGATATGATACTCAAGTTGTAACTTTAGGCGCTGGAAATGATACAGTTAAGCTTACTATAGGAGCGGCAGACAAAACCCAATACACTACCATAACAGACTTTAGCAAAGGTGACAAGATAGACGCATCTCTTGTTAAAGCCAGTGGACAAACTGAGGCCAAAAATGATATAACAAAAATAGCGGGATTAACATCAACATCTACATTTGATGATTACTTGAAAAAAGCATTAGAAGGTGATGGCTCAACAAATGCTAAGGCTAGCTATTTCCAATTCAACGGAGATACTTATGTTGTTATTGATACAGCTAACGCAGCTGTTGCTGATAGTCTGCTTACAAAAGCAACAGATGGATTGATTAAACTTGCTGGATTTACAGGAGATTTAGCTATAGACGCTGCTAGCTTAATCACAGTAGCCTAG